Part of the Carnobacterium sp. 17-4 genome is shown below.
TTAGTAGAATATATTTTTAAAGTGCGTACATGAAATTACATAGATTCATGTATTTAGAACCTTTATTAATCAAGGTTCTTTTTTGATATATTATTATTTTTTTTAATTAAACAAAGCTTATTTTATCTTTGCTATACTAAATGCAATAGACGATTTAAATTTTTTTTGTTTATTTTATAAGGAGGTAGTTTATGAATAATGATAAAAGTATTATTGTGAAATTAGCATTGAAAGAAAAAGAGTATATCCGTTTTTTCTTGTACATGAAAATGAAAACTAGTTTAATAATTTTAACATGTGGTTTTTTTCTTTATATACTCGTTTTTTATGTATTAACTGGCATTCCGTTACTAATGAATATTACTCTTTCTGCTCTAGTTATATTATTTCTTGTCATTCCTTTAGCGCTTGTTGGTTTAATCTATAAAGCAAAAAAAGAGTTTAGAAGCAATTACAGTTTAAGTGAAGAGGTATTACTTGAATTTAATGATTCAGGTTTTAGTTTAACCACAACACAAGAATGTACCCACCAAGACTGGAATTATTTTTATTCAGTTCGAGAACTAAAAAAAGACTTTGCTCTTTATTATTCTGCCTATACAGCCTTTACCTTACCAAAGAGATGTTTTACTTCTAAAAAAGATATAAACCTATTCAAAGAATTAATATCAAAACATATATTTTCTGATAAAGTATACTTAAAAAAATAAAAAATACATGAAATTAGATAAAATCTATAATTTTTTACTTAATAT
Proteins encoded:
- a CDS encoding YcxB family protein — translated: MNNDKSIIVKLALKEKEYIRFFLYMKMKTSLIILTCGFFLYILVFYVLTGIPLLMNITLSALVILFLVIPLALVGLIYKAKKEFRSNYSLSEEVLLEFNDSGFSLTTTQECTHQDWNYFYSVRELKKDFALYYSAYTAFTLPKRCFTSKKDINLFKELISKHIFSDKVYLKK